A window from Primulina huaijiensis isolate GDHJ02 chromosome 11, ASM1229523v2, whole genome shotgun sequence encodes these proteins:
- the LOC140987760 gene encoding protein SENSITIVE TO UV 2, producing MANEGFEADEWDADFLDKLVQAEEQALSATQIPLHLPLPRPPPSWDVSYSPPRELSQRTHQVSDAGGNLDLFDSFASRGAQFTKEHEIDRLKKELSRVSKQLNLKEQECSDLRKEKVKMVEELHARIEIKNTEPRHTSNEELISRACQNANASNKLLDSWTTSCDIVGALADKTTDPRIEKTNTLRGSEKLLDLWNSSGQKLGKMLVAKLLVSCEADFHVLFGYLNGSNNALSDELHSIQSIEAAKISQLYSVLMKINDETLRLEDLLESLVDLCSLKKVDIIHRTLHILHMVLCNSSNMEQTIGERKNVVIEDPVSKTSNSKLNGGGYMGKKDQVFANLSEMFNQANIPCGLKFSTDKPPLGSVGLFRSSFEASISSLYWASLFQHMSQLAMMYKGDQIRCEALSIMKLILLRSNAYTERDKFTGEIVFQSLSQLLRREAGFFVQSQAVDIIYLLFNCPKFMALFCLDCKEDGKHSCIEPVDEKGIANSQGLREILNGLVDCLASSGGVSAQEMKLRRNAIVFLAFLGSSGKSGLEILINYRTPKSSNFLSIILQSLVSDLDQGALESAQPYNIFREWILLIREALIFFNRLVSHPQYSVLVLQSLTETRDIASMTVDVANRLTNKTKLFWQLDDKLTKQIRECEIVELAYVFKRRVYFYLGENIS from the exons ATGGCGAACGAGGGTTTTGAGGCGGATGAATGGGACGCCGACTTCTTAGACAAGCTTGTCCAAGCCGAGGAGCAAGCACTGTCAGCCACTCAAATCCCTCTCCACCTCCCGCTGCCGCGGCCACCTCCTTCGTGGGACGTCAGCTATTCTCCTCCCCGTGAGTTGTCTCAGAGAACTCACCAAGTCTCAGACGCGGGTGGCAATCTTGATTTGTTTGACTCGTTTGCTTCTCGTGGGGCTCAATTTACCAAGGAACATGAAATCGATAGATTAAAG AAGGAGCTCAGTCGGGTTTCAAAGCAGCTTAATCTCAAG GAGCAAGAATGCTCGGATCTTAGAAAGGAAAAAGTCAAAATGGTGGAGGAGCTACATGCAAGAATTGAAATTAAGAATACTGAGCCTCGTCACACAAGTAATGAGGAGTT GATATCTCGAGCATGTCAAAACGCAAATGCATCAAATAAGCTGCTGGACTCTTGGACAACAT CTTGTGATATTGTAGGAGCACTGGCAGATAAAACCACTGATCCAAGAATAGAGAAGACAAATACTCTCCGAGGCTCAGAGAAGTTACTTGATTTGTGGAACTCAAGCGGACAAAAACTGGGAAAAATGCTGGTTGCAAAGCTTCTTGTGTCTTGTGAGGCGGATTTTCATGTGCTATTTGGATACCTTAATGGCTCTAACAATGCTTTGTCAGATGAACTGCATTCTATTCAGTCCATCGAAGCTGCAAAAATTTCACAGCTTTACTCTGTGTTGATGAAG ATTAATGATGAAACCTTGAGATTGGAGGATCTGTTAGAAAGTTTGGTTGATCTTTGCAGTCTCAAAAAA GTTGACATAATTCACAGGACTCTTCATATTCTGCACATGGTTTTGTGCAATTCCTCTAACATGGAACAAACAATTGGAGAAAG GAAAAATGTTGTGATTGAGGATCCTGTCTCTAAGACCAGCAATTCTAAGTTAAATGGAGGCGGGTATATGGGCAAAAAGGATCAAGTCTTCGCTAATCTTTCTGAGATGTTTAATCAGGCCAATATTCCTTGTGGACTGAAATTCTCAACTGATAAACCACCCCTGGGGTCCGTTGGGTTATTCAGGAGTAGCTTTGAAGCATCTATTTCTAGTCTCTATTGGGCTTCTCTTTTTCAGCATATGAGCCAACTTGCCATGATGTATAAGGGAGACCAAATAAGGTGTGAAGCACTTTCAATTATGAAATTAATTCTGCTTAGAAGCAATGCATACACGGAGAGGGACAA GTTTACTGGGGAAATTGTGTTTCAAAGTCTTTCGCAACTTCTGAGGAGGGAGGCTGGCTTTTTTGTGCAAAGTCAAGCTGTTGATATTATTTATCTGTTATTTAATT GTCCCAAATTCATGGCGTTATTTTGTTTGGATTGTAAAGAAGATGGAAAACATTCATGCATTGAGCCTGTCGATGAGAAAGGTATTGCAAATTCTCAAGGATTGAgagaaattttaaatggattgGTAGATTGTTTAGCTTCCAGTGGAGGTGTCTCTGCTCAG GAGATGAAGCTTCGTAGAAATGCTATAGTTTTTCTCGCTTTCTTGGGATCATCTGGAAAATCCggccttgaaattttgataaattatagGACACCGAAGAGTTCCAATTTCCTTTCAATCATTTTGCAAAGCTTGGTATCAGATTTGGACCAAGGGGCACTAGAATCTGCTCAACCATACAACATTTTCAGAGAATG GATCTTACTTATTCGTGAGGcacttatatttttcaatagacTCGTCTCCCACCCGCAATATTCCGTGCTTGTTCTGCAGTCACTTACAGAAACAAGAGATATAGCAAGCATGACTGTAGATGTTGCAAACAGATTGACCAACAAAACCAAGTTGTTTTGGCAACTAGATGATAAATTGACGAAGCAAATCAGGGAATGTGAAATTGTGGAGTTGGCTTATGTCTTCAAAAGGagagtttatttttatttaggagaaaatatatcatga
- the LOC140988180 gene encoding phosphoribulokinase, chloroplastic-like, which translates to MAVCTVYTAQSLNSISTPKTHLGFNQKQVIFYTNTKRKSANSKRSGTEISCLAQKTVVIGLAADSGCGKSTFMRRLTSVFGGAAEPPKGGNPDSNTLISDTTTVICLDDYHSLDRTGRKEKGVTALDPRANDFNLMYEQVKAIKDGVAVDKPIYNHVSGLLDPPELIKPPKILVIEGLHPMYDARVRDLLDFSIYLDISNEVKFAWKIQRDMAERGHSLESIKASIEARKPDFDAYIDPQKQYADVVIEVLPTQLIPDDNEGKVLRVRLIMKEGVKYFSPVYLFDEGSTINWIPCGRKLTCSYPGIKFAYGPDTFYGNEVSVLEMDGQFDRLDELIYVESHLSNISTKFYGEITQQMLKHSDFPGSSNGTGLFQTIVGLKIRDLYEQIVAVRAAAPVAASKA; encoded by the exons ATGGCAGTCTGTACAGTCTACACAGCTCAATCCCTCAACTCAATCTCCACACCAAAAACCCACTTAGGATTCAACCAGAAACAAGTCATTTTCTACACAAACACCAAGAGAAAATCCGCCAACAGCAAGAGGTCCGGCACTGAAATCTCATGCTTAGCTCAAAAAACAGTAGTGATTGGCTTAGCTGCCGATTCTGGCTGCGGGAAGAGCACTTTCATGCGTCGGCTAACGAGCGTATTCGGTGGCGCGGCCGAGCCCCCCAAAGGCGGAAATCCTGACTCAAACACACTCATAAGTGACACTACCACCGTGATATGCTTGGATGACTACCATTCACTCGATAGGACAGGAAGAAAAGAGAAGGGAGTGACTGCTCTCGACCCTAGAGCCAACGACTTTAATCTTATGTACGAACAGGTAAAGGCCATTAAAGATGGAGTTGCAGTGGATAAGCCTATCTACAATCATGTTTCTGGTTTGTTGGATCCTCCTGAATTGATCAAGCCCCCCAAGATTCTTGTTATCGAAGGATTGCACCCCAT GTATGATGCGCGAGTTAGAGATCTCTTGGACTTCAGCATTTACTTGGACATCAGCAATGAAGTTAAATTTGCTTGGAAAATTCAG AGAGATATGGCAGAAAGAGGACACAGTCTTGAAAGCATCAAAGCTAGTATCGAAGCTCGGAAACCGGATTTTGACGCTTATATTG ATCCCCAGAAGCAATATGCAGATGTGGTTATAGAAGTGTTGCCCACACAACTGATACCGGATGACAACGAGGGAAAGGTATTGAGAGTGAGGCTGATAATGAAAGAAGGGGTGAAGTACTTCAGCCCCGTGTACCTATTTGATGAAGGATCCACTATCAACTGGATACCTTGCGGAAGGAAGCTCACATGCTCCTACCCCGGAATCAAATTCGCCTATGGCCCCGATACTTTCTACGGCAACGAG GTCTCGGTGTTGGAAATGGATGGCCAGTTCGACAGACTGGATGAACTCATATACGTTGAAAGCCATCTGAGCAATATCTCGACTAAATTCTATGGAGAGATCACTCAACAAATGTTGAAGCATTCGGATTTCCCCGGCAGCAGCAACGGAACAGGTCTGTTCCAAACGATTGTTGGCTTGAAGATCAGAGACCTATACGAGCAAATTGTCGCAGTCAGGGCTGCAGCACCTGTGGCAGCTTCAAAGGCCTGA